Proteins from a single region of Hordeum vulgare subsp. vulgare chromosome 6H, MorexV3_pseudomolecules_assembly, whole genome shotgun sequence:
- the LOC123402927 gene encoding F-box protein At5g07610-like, with amino-acid sequence MTSGGGGHLPATDHRGRDEDAPPHSPPPPFPFPEAALEMKKKQKQGQQPSPEIPENALVEILSRVPYRSLCRFKCVSKPWLALCSDPDIRRRCPQTLSGFFYNRSSCGLSFRNLSGRGPPLVDPSLPFLRGRYERVEIQQCCGGLLLCRCWESYKGRGKKKFGYAVCNPATGEWTVLTLIVLPDPVDGVPVIYEANDLFLGFDAAVPSRFVVFAPLSNSLCEFAQVAIFSSETRRWTSVESEWPYKTILVGGTACAFLNGTMHLTTHHGTIVTVDTEGKTWREIEDGMEDCREIVSIGHSQGSLHAWLMDNDKDPELRVWVLEDYASGKWTLKHTVEISELFGRQPEKDQACYTMLAIHPDCNLVFLTDNEKMTVSYDMDTRKVDVICTSGEFLVGAPYVPCFVEISAGGH; translated from the exons CACCGTGGCCGCGACGAGGACGCTCCTCCCCATTCCCCGCCACCACCATTCCCCTTCCCTGAAGCAGCGCTCGAG atgaagaagaagcagaagcaggGGCAGCAGCCCTCGCCGGAGATCCCCGAAAACGCCCTCGTCGAGATCCTGTCGCGGGTGCCGTACAGGTCGCTCTGCCGCTTCAAGTGCGTCTCCAAGCCGTGGCTCGCCCTCTGCTCCGACCCGGACATCCGCAGGAGGTGCCCGCAGACCCTGTCCGGCTTCTTCTACAACCGGAGCAGCTGCGGCCTCAGCTTCCGCAACCTGTCCGGGAGAGGCCCCCCTCTGGTCGACCCTTCGCTCCCTTTCCTGCGAGGGCGCTACGAGCGCGTCGAGATCCAGCAGTGCTGCGGCGgcctcctcctctgcaggtgCTGGGAGTCGTACAAAGGCCGGGGCAAGAAGAAGTTCGGGTACGCCGTGTGCAATCCTGCCACCGGGGAGTGGACCGTGCTGACCCTCATTGTTCTGCCGGACCCGGTGGACGGCGTCCCCGTGATCTACGAGGCGAACGATCTCTTCCTGGGCTTCGACGCCGCCGTCCCGTCCCGCTTCGTGGTGTTTGCGCCCCTGAGCAATTCCTTGTGCGAGTTCGCGCAGGTGGCCATCTTCTCGTCGGAGACCAGGCGGTGGACTTCCGTGGAGAGCGAGTGGCCTTACAAAACCATTCTTGTTGGTGGCACGGCGTGTGCCTTCCTGAATGGCACCATGCATCTGACTACCCATCATGGTACAATAGTCACTGTCGACACGGAGGGGAAGACTTGGAGGGAAATTGAGGACGGCATGGAGGACTGCCGTGAGATTGTTTCCATTGGGCATTCTCAGGGCAGCTTGCATGCTTGGCTGATGGATAACGATAAGGATCCCGAACTCCGTGTCTGGGTTCTTGAGGATTATGCTAGTGGAAAGTGGACCCTGAAGCACACCGTCGAGATATCGGAACTGTTCGGGAGGCAGCCTGAAAAAGACCAAGCCTGCTATACCATGCTTGCGATCCATCCAGATTGTAATTTGGTTTTCCTCACCGACAACGAGAAGATGACAGTGTCATATGATATGGATACTCGGAAAGTCGACGTCATCTGCACTTCTGGAGAATTCCTGGTTGGTGCACCTTATGTTCCCTGTTTTGTGGAAATATCGGCAGGTGGTCACTGA